The following nucleotide sequence is from Candidatus Eisenbacteria bacterium.
TCGAGCGCGCGCCTGCCGCCAGCCGGTTCGAGGTTCCCTCTGCCCCGCCGCGCCCACAGCCGGTGCCGTTTCCGGCCGCCCATGAGGCGATCCCCCATGTTCCTGTGGGGGAGCCGATCCTGGCGGGGTCGTCGCCCCTTTCGAGGCGCGCTCTGGATGACGAGCGTGAGACCGCGCCGATCGCGGCCGACCCGCAGCCGGGATGGGACATGCCGCCTCTGGCCCGGGAGCCCTTCGAGTCCGAGGCGTATTCCCCTGCGGCCGATGGCGGCGCCGCTTCGGCGCCCGAGCCGTGGATCGAGGAAGCGGCGACGGGGACCGAGTCGGGGCGAGAGGAGAGGGCCCCAGCCCTCTGGTCCCTTCGGCCGATCAGGAAGCTGCGCGCTCCCTCGCGCCTTCAGGGATTCAAGCTGGACGGCAAGAACCGTCTCGACATTCCGGCCTATCTGCGCAAGCAGATGGACTGAGCCGCCGCGCGATCGTCTAGACATCGGCCTTGGAGGCCACGGAGGGGATGATGTCGGTCCTGGGCCGCCTCTTTCACCGGGACGGCATGTCGGACTACCGTCGCGGGATCGTCCACTTCAACAACGGGGACTTCGATAGAGCCGTCGAGGCCTTCGAACGCACGCTCGAGAGCATCCAGAACCCATCGGATCCCTACTACAGCCTGGGGAGGTTCTATGCCGCGGAGGCCCACTCGAAGCTCGGGCTCTCCCTCTATCAACGCGGCGATCTCATCAGGGCGGCCGCGGAGTTCCGCAAGGCTCTCTCCTGCGGCTATCGCTATCCGGATCTCCACATGCATCTCGCGTCGATCCTCGATCGTCAGGGAGACGCAAAAGGGGCTGAGCAGCATCATCGCGCCGCGCTCGAGATCCATCCCGACTACCACGACGCGCGCTGCGGGCTCCTGATCGCGCTCCTTCGCCAGAGCAGGCCGGAGGAGGCGGCGATCGAGCTCGCGCGGTTGCGGGAAGCGGGATTCCCGCTGCCGCATGGAGCGGCGGGAGCGGAGAGGGACCTCTCCGATCCCGCTTTCGCGGAAGGGCTGCGCGATCAACTGGAGCAGCGCCAGAGGAGTCGCTGGGGCCTTCTCAAGGCCGTGGAGAGCTACGACCGGGGCGACAAGGGACAGGCGATCGCCGACCTCCGGGAGGCGATCGCGGGGCAGCCACGCTACGCCGATCTTCGCTGCAGGCTGGGAAGCCTGCTGATCGAGGCGGGCGCGATCGACGAAGCGCTCTCAGAGCTGGAAGTCGCCCTGGAAATCAACCCGCGC
It contains:
- a CDS encoding tetratricopeptide repeat protein; translation: MMSVLGRLFHRDGMSDYRRGIVHFNNGDFDRAVEAFERTLESIQNPSDPYYSLGRFYAAEAHSKLGLSLYQRGDLIRAAAEFRKALSCGYRYPDLHMHLASILDRQGDAKGAEQHHRAALEIHPDYHDARCGLLIALLRQSRPEEAAIELARLREAGFPLPHGAAGAERDLSDPAFAEGLRDQLEQRQRSRWGLLKAVESYDRGDKGQAIADLREAIAGQPRYADLRCRLGSLLIEAGAIDEALSELEVALEINPRYVEARLQAGLACLRLGQPARAIEHLRVAASEQPAFPDVHLFLALAVLREGDLGTAAGLLEKTLEEAPRFHRARYALGLVRLAQGRGEEALRFLRAAVDGDPLLSRARIDLG